A single Pogoniulus pusillus isolate bPogPus1 chromosome W, bPogPus1.pri, whole genome shotgun sequence DNA region contains:
- the LOC135192848 gene encoding LOW QUALITY PROTEIN: uncharacterized protein LOC135192848 (The sequence of the model RefSeq protein was modified relative to this genomic sequence to represent the inferred CDS: substituted 1 base at 1 genomic stop codon): protein MDFCLSLQSATDPFKTCLIGIPDLQIDDFKSNSHGKCEQADTISQCTAKLIGGLHVTLPWDPQELELLGSKAINPNETQTCVYFGSDKAGVDVYLKTSPTSDYEWQDRHPRYGAEVFNKTWTRLDPDCNDEVDLWSSTANIFSTLLTPWITIGHNSRLIARLACWSVKQANVTTNVLEQLLMDQNSLRHALLQNRAAIDFLLLAQGHGCEQFEGMCCFNLSDHSQSIHGELKWLREHTQKIKQNDDPLGDWLRGLGITGWMKQLLMEGCXLLIILIIIIIVVRLIIACVMKATTRSQALPIQEKKGGIVEGWLHEAGHGNLLDLFEISEESCKITLTAEAPIKDKDTATFI from the coding sequence ATGGATTTTTGTCTAAGTCTACAATCGGCGACAGATCCCTTTAAAACTTGTTTAATTGGAATACCTGATTTACAGATAGACGATTTTAAAAGTAACTCCCATGGAAAATGTGAGCAAGCTGACACTATATCTCAATGTACAGCAAAATTAATAGGGGGTTTGCATGTTACCTTACCCTGGGATCCACAGGAATTAGAACTGTTGGGTTCCAAAGCAATCAATCCTAACGAGACACAGACATGTGTGTACTTTGGATCCGATAAAGCGGGGGTGGATGTATATCTTAAGACAAGTCCTACTTCGGACTATGAGTGGCAAGACAGGCATCCCCGTTATGGGGCGGAGGTATTCAACAAGACATGGACTAGATTAGACCCAGACTGCAATGATGAGGTGGACTTATGGTCCTCCACAGCTAATATTTTTTCTACCTTACTAACACCATGGATTACTATAGGCCACAATTCAAGACTAATAGCAAGATTGGCATGCTGGTCAGTAAAGCAAGCTAATGTTACTACTAATGTTTTAGAGCAATTACTAATGGATCAAAATAGCCTTAGGCATGCGCTGTTACAGAATAGAGCTGCTATTGATTTTCTTTTACTAGCTCAAGGTCATGGATGTGAACAGTTTGAAGGCATGTGTTGTTTTAACCTTTCGGATCATAGCCAATCTATACATGGGGAACTAAAATGGTTAAGGGAACATACTCAAAAGATTAAGCAAAATGATGACCCTCTAGGGGACTGGTTAAGAGGATTAGGAATAACAGGGTGGATGAAGCAGTTATTAATGGAAGGCTGTTGATTGCTAATTATTTTGATTATAATAATAATTGTTGTAAGATTAATAATTGCATGTGTTATGAAAGCAACTACGCGGTCTCAAGCACTTCCTAtacaagagaaaaaagggggaattgTGGAAGGATGGCTGCATGAAGCAGGCCATGGAAATTTACTGGACTTGTTTGAAATATCTGAAGAAAGTTGCAAGATCACCCTCACCGCTGAAGCACCAATCAAGGACAAGGACACAGCGACCTTCATCTAA